The following proteins are encoded in a genomic region of Oceaniferula marina:
- a CDS encoding metal ABC transporter permease yields MSVYLNQPWEVFGIGALWLVLMAFFVALPCSQLGSFLMLRRMSLTGDAISHSVFPGVVLAFLLTGDLASPWLIIGAGLAGLLATVLIELVHKWTRVKQDAATGISFTALFALGVVMMETMLGQHVDLDLDCVLHGRLGLLLEEDTVTCFGLAWPGLVVVMAAVAVAAQLLMAFFFRVLLLSSFDAGLAASLGYRPALVHYGLMLTTSMVVVAAFQSVGAILVIALLVLPGATAYLCTHRIRIMMVLAAIHALLSAIGGLYLHVWLNTNMSASVVVSGGILLVLAWLLGPVDGVIWKWMAEEPDQSEQGLDQATNSQPRD; encoded by the coding sequence ATGAGTGTGTATTTAAACCAACCATGGGAGGTGTTTGGTATCGGAGCCTTGTGGCTGGTGCTGATGGCCTTTTTTGTGGCGCTTCCTTGCTCACAGCTCGGATCGTTTTTGATGTTGAGGCGGATGTCCCTGACCGGAGATGCGATTAGCCATTCGGTTTTTCCCGGTGTGGTGCTGGCTTTTCTTTTAACCGGAGATTTGGCGTCACCTTGGTTAATCATCGGTGCGGGCTTGGCCGGCTTGCTGGCTACTGTTCTGATTGAGTTGGTCCACAAGTGGACGAGGGTGAAGCAGGACGCTGCTACCGGTATTTCATTTACCGCCTTATTTGCCTTGGGCGTGGTAATGATGGAAACCATGTTGGGGCAGCATGTGGATCTGGACTTGGACTGTGTGCTGCACGGCAGGCTCGGGCTGCTGCTCGAAGAGGATACGGTGACATGCTTTGGGCTGGCGTGGCCCGGGCTGGTGGTGGTGATGGCCGCTGTGGCGGTGGCGGCGCAGTTGTTGATGGCCTTTTTTTTCCGGGTGTTGCTGCTTAGTTCCTTTGATGCGGGTTTGGCTGCATCTTTGGGGTATCGCCCGGCCTTGGTTCATTACGGTCTGATGCTGACAACTTCGATGGTGGTGGTGGCTGCTTTTCAATCGGTGGGCGCGATCCTGGTGATTGCACTCCTGGTGCTACCCGGAGCTACAGCGTATCTGTGTACCCACCGAATCAGGATCATGATGGTCCTTGCCGCCATCCACGCACTGTTGTCTGCTATCGGAGGTCTTTATTTGCATGTGTGGTTAAATACCAATATGTCGGCATCGGTGGTGGTCAGTGGTGGCATTTTACTGGTCCTCGCCTGGCTGCTTGGCCCTGTAGACGGGG
- a CDS encoding iron chelate uptake ABC transporter family permease subunit: MSLILEILESLIPASSVGKAWMAAVLLGVGCGLLGCFVVLRREALMGDAISHAVLPGVVAGLVYSPDRNLALILACAVMAGLCGVGVVRVLERTTRLKPDACLACVLALFFALGLVWQSKFQSETVGVMHFLFGNIGSIDGNDLKMMLVSVVLISVMVVTMRRPLLVMSFDPGFGRALGFPTWCLEFLFYTLLTFAVVVSLQAVGVVLVSAMLITPAASAYLLTDRFDRMLLLSMLLGILSGVIGAWMSTSMSRMPTGPVMTLAASGVFVLVYLCAPRHGVLAKSLRLARRRRLIRRENTLKTIYHILEEEGFSHRDVSVMMIASKRKEAEDHVHLTCEGLQRQSLILFSEDKRSLSLTDSGWRRAMELVRNHRLWELYLTREANYADDHVHEDAEKIEHLLGPSMIRQLEKDLDFPKLDPHGRPIPRVDAGYPTGSLPL; this comes from the coding sequence ATGAGTCTGATTTTGGAAATCTTGGAGAGCTTGATTCCCGCCTCATCTGTCGGGAAGGCATGGATGGCGGCTGTTCTCTTGGGGGTGGGTTGCGGATTGTTAGGGTGTTTTGTCGTCTTGCGGCGAGAGGCTTTGATGGGGGATGCCATTTCTCATGCGGTTCTTCCCGGGGTCGTGGCAGGGCTGGTGTATAGTCCCGATCGTAATTTGGCACTGATCCTAGCATGTGCTGTTATGGCTGGTCTTTGCGGTGTGGGAGTGGTGCGGGTCTTGGAGCGCACAACGCGGTTAAAGCCAGATGCTTGTCTCGCTTGTGTTTTAGCATTGTTTTTTGCTTTGGGGCTGGTGTGGCAATCGAAGTTTCAGTCTGAGACGGTGGGGGTGATGCATTTTTTATTTGGAAATATTGGTTCGATTGATGGCAATGACCTGAAGATGATGCTGGTGTCGGTGGTGTTGATTTCCGTAATGGTGGTGACGATGCGGCGACCGTTGTTGGTGATGAGTTTTGATCCGGGGTTTGGTCGGGCCTTAGGTTTTCCGACATGGTGTTTGGAGTTTCTGTTTTATACTTTGTTGACCTTCGCGGTTGTCGTCTCCTTACAAGCTGTCGGCGTGGTTTTGGTATCGGCGATGTTAATTACGCCAGCGGCCTCTGCGTATCTACTGACCGATCGTTTTGATCGGATGTTGCTGTTATCCATGTTGCTGGGGATTCTCAGCGGGGTGATCGGGGCTTGGATGTCGACTTCTATGAGTCGGATGCCGACCGGGCCGGTGATGACTCTGGCGGCCAGTGGGGTGTTTGTTTTGGTCTACCTCTGCGCCCCCAGGCACGGGGTATTGGCCAAAAGTTTGCGTCTGGCGCGTAGGCGGCGATTGATACGCAGGGAAAATACCCTGAAAACGATCTACCACATTCTTGAGGAAGAAGGGTTCAGTCATCGTGATGTGAGTGTGATGATGATTGCGTCCAAGAGAAAGGAAGCGGAAGACCATGTGCACCTCACCTGTGAAGGGTTACAGCGCCAAAGCCTGATTTTGTTTTCTGAGGACAAACGTTCCTTGAGCTTAACGGATTCAGGGTGGAGGCGGGCGATGGAGTTGGTGAGAAACCATCGCCTCTGGGAGCTTTATTTGACCCGAGAAGCCAACTATGCAGATGACCATGTGCATGAAGATGCGGAAAAAATTGAGCATCTTTTGGGGCCGTCGATGATCCGCCAGCTGGAGAAGGATCTCGATTTTCCTAAATTGGATCCTCATGGGAGACCGATACCTCGAGTGGATGCCGGGTATCCAACCGGGAGCTTGCCGCTATGA
- a CDS encoding metal ABC transporter ATP-binding protein produces the protein MKPSPEAFIPALETHDLTVTYHKRPVLYGVDVAIPEGSLVGLIGPNGAGKSTLIKSIMGVIPSSGGWVKVFGKSLKQNIHRVGYVPQRESVDWDFPVTVMDVVMMGTYGRLGWFRRPGKEEKRRAHEALDKIGMLPYANRQIGNLSGGQQQRVFLARALAQNSDLYLMDEPFVGVDAATEAAIVTLLKEMRAEGKTVLVVHHDLQTASDYFDRLMLLNMRLLAYGRTEEVFTPELLQKTYGGRLTLLSEVADRAAKMAEENGNR, from the coding sequence ATGAAGCCAAGCCCTGAAGCTTTTATTCCAGCTCTTGAGACCCACGATCTGACCGTGACGTACCACAAACGGCCAGTGCTGTATGGGGTGGATGTTGCCATCCCCGAAGGCAGCCTGGTTGGATTGATTGGACCAAACGGTGCCGGGAAATCGACCTTGATTAAATCGATCATGGGCGTGATTCCTTCATCGGGAGGGTGGGTGAAGGTGTTTGGCAAGTCGCTCAAGCAGAACATCCATCGGGTGGGTTATGTGCCGCAGCGCGAAAGCGTGGATTGGGATTTTCCGGTGACGGTGATGGATGTGGTGATGATGGGGACCTACGGGCGCCTCGGCTGGTTTCGTAGGCCCGGGAAAGAGGAAAAACGAAGGGCGCACGAAGCCTTGGATAAGATTGGGATGTTGCCGTACGCCAACCGACAGATTGGCAATTTGAGCGGGGGACAGCAGCAGCGGGTCTTTTTAGCCCGGGCTCTGGCACAGAACAGTGATTTGTATTTGATGGACGAGCCCTTTGTCGGGGTGGATGCCGCGACGGAAGCTGCGATAGTGACTCTCCTCAAGGAGATGCGGGCAGAGGGAAAAACGGTTCTGGTGGTGCACCACGATTTACAGACCGCAAGCGATTACTTTGATCGCTTGATGTTGCTCAATATGCGCTTGTTAGCTTATGGCCGAACCGAGGAAGTGTTCACTCCCGAGTTGCTGCAAAAGACCTATGGAGGGCGTCTGACCTTGTTGAGTGAAGTTGCGGACCGTGCTGCGAAAATGGCGGAAGAAAACGGAAACCGATGA
- a CDS encoding transporter produces MTKSIGVIVGMQVVMSSVWAGEVHLEPEQKRIALRPLEADRPDATESPRTVDAGHFQIESSVLGYSRDRSDGVKQDAWTWGETNLKYGLNDSMDLQLVVVPYVYEKTRFQGQTEVNEGMGDLTLRLKWNLWGNDGGDTAMAVFPYLNMPSGTDVSHDKWEGGVIFPWAMNVCEGVGFGLQAEFAYVWDDEDRDYDMDFLHTAVIGYDVTEQLGVYLEYLGVAGDHPYEAYASGGVTWAFTDLFQWDVGLVLGLNDDAEDLNTFTGFTVKF; encoded by the coding sequence ATGACGAAATCGATAGGGGTGATCGTAGGAATGCAAGTTGTTATGAGCTCGGTCTGGGCGGGTGAAGTCCATCTGGAGCCTGAACAAAAGAGGATCGCATTACGGCCTTTGGAAGCGGATCGGCCGGACGCGACGGAGAGTCCTCGCACGGTGGATGCAGGGCATTTTCAGATAGAATCGAGTGTCTTGGGATACTCTCGTGATCGTAGTGATGGGGTGAAGCAGGACGCCTGGACCTGGGGGGAGACCAATCTGAAGTATGGATTGAATGATTCGATGGATCTGCAGCTGGTGGTGGTGCCGTATGTTTATGAAAAGACGAGATTCCAGGGGCAGACGGAGGTCAATGAGGGCATGGGCGACCTGACCTTGCGTTTGAAGTGGAACCTCTGGGGGAATGACGGGGGCGATACGGCGATGGCAGTCTTTCCCTACCTTAACATGCCGAGTGGCACGGATGTCAGCCATGACAAGTGGGAGGGAGGGGTGATTTTCCCCTGGGCCATGAATGTTTGTGAGGGGGTGGGCTTTGGCTTACAGGCTGAGTTTGCCTATGTGTGGGATGACGAGGACCGGGATTATGATATGGATTTTTTGCACACGGCGGTGATTGGCTACGATGTGACGGAGCAGCTGGGTGTGTATTTGGAATACTTGGGCGTAGCGGGTGACCATCCTTACGAAGCCTACGCGAGCGGCGGGGTGACCTGGGCATTCACAGACTTATTTCAGTGGGATGTCGGGCTGGTCCTTGGACTCAACGACGATGCCGAGGACTTGAATACCTTTACCGGATTTACGGTTAAATTTTAA